In the genome of Streptomyces racemochromogenes, one region contains:
- a CDS encoding CocE/NonD family hydrolase, which produces MTIRTDFPYATAHEDVRIPMPDGVELYARVWRPVTDEPVPALLEYLPYRLTDGTAPRDRQRHPWYAGHGYASVRVDVRGHGCSGGRPGDEYDARELADGVAVVEWLAARPWCTGAVGMFGISWGGSNSLQIAALAPRALKAVVTVCSTDDRYDNDVHYMGGSVLAADTHAWAATTLAFASRPPDPRYAGDGWRQMWLDRLEGVEPLVHTWLSHQTRDAYWRHGSVCEDYGAIRAAVLAVGGWHDPYRDTVLRLVSRLPASRVRGLIGPWSHQYPDRGLPPGPAIGFLQETLRWWDHWLKGADNGVMDEPLLRAWISGAHRPATTYEELPGRWAGEKAWPSPTVVPVSYGLQGAPVTVASPQHTGLDAGRFLPVGNDADLPPDQREEDAKSACFEFPVADGEPVEILGRPSVTLRLRMDVPYGQVVARLCDVAPDGASTLVTRGALNLSARHGRERAVPWRKGAYEDVTFELGGIGHSFAPGHRIRLALSSAYWPWIWPRAGSEAGWTLDPEGSTLELPVRGSASPLDAGIAFEPPEQAEPLGVVHPETLDAPRPQRLVVRDVARGVWRLEVDPRYGGTRVYPDGLEYEEDAAEVYEIQQADPLSARTRSEWRIRLHRPEEGWDARVETRSEISCDEGGFLTVNEVVCREGDEVLFHRTWQRRLPRAAG; this is translated from the coding sequence ATGACCATCCGTACCGACTTCCCGTACGCCACCGCCCACGAGGACGTCCGGATCCCGATGCCCGACGGCGTGGAGCTGTACGCCCGCGTCTGGCGCCCGGTCACGGACGAGCCCGTGCCGGCCCTGCTGGAGTACCTCCCGTACCGGCTCACCGACGGGACCGCGCCCCGCGACCGCCAGCGCCACCCCTGGTACGCCGGGCACGGCTACGCCTCCGTGCGCGTGGACGTGCGCGGCCACGGCTGCAGCGGCGGCCGGCCCGGCGACGAGTACGACGCGCGGGAACTCGCCGACGGCGTCGCGGTGGTGGAGTGGCTGGCGGCCCGGCCGTGGTGCACCGGCGCGGTGGGGATGTTCGGGATCTCCTGGGGCGGCTCCAACAGCCTCCAGATCGCCGCCCTCGCGCCACGGGCACTGAAGGCCGTCGTCACCGTCTGCTCCACGGACGACCGCTACGACAACGACGTCCACTACATGGGCGGGTCGGTCCTGGCCGCCGACACGCACGCCTGGGCCGCCACCACGCTGGCCTTCGCCTCCCGCCCGCCGGACCCCCGCTACGCCGGCGACGGCTGGCGGCAGATGTGGCTGGACCGGCTGGAGGGCGTCGAGCCGCTCGTCCACACCTGGCTCTCGCACCAGACCCGGGACGCCTACTGGCGCCACGGCAGCGTCTGTGAGGACTACGGGGCGATCCGCGCGGCCGTCCTCGCCGTCGGCGGCTGGCACGACCCCTACCGGGACACGGTGCTGCGGCTGGTCTCCCGCCTGCCCGCGTCCCGCGTGCGCGGCCTGATCGGCCCCTGGTCGCACCAGTACCCCGACCGGGGACTGCCCCCGGGGCCGGCGATCGGCTTCCTGCAGGAGACCCTGCGCTGGTGGGACCACTGGCTCAAGGGCGCCGACAACGGGGTGATGGACGAGCCCCTGCTGCGCGCGTGGATCAGCGGCGCGCACCGCCCGGCGACGACCTACGAGGAGCTCCCGGGCCGCTGGGCCGGCGAGAAGGCCTGGCCCTCCCCCACGGTCGTCCCCGTCTCGTACGGGCTCCAGGGCGCGCCCGTGACCGTCGCCTCGCCGCAGCACACCGGGCTGGACGCCGGGCGCTTCCTCCCCGTCGGCAACGACGCCGACCTGCCCCCGGACCAGCGGGAGGAGGACGCGAAGTCGGCCTGCTTCGAGTTCCCGGTGGCCGACGGCGAGCCCGTGGAGATCCTGGGCCGGCCCTCGGTCACCCTGCGGCTGCGGATGGACGTCCCGTACGGGCAGGTCGTGGCCCGGCTCTGCGACGTCGCCCCGGACGGGGCCTCGACCCTGGTCACGCGCGGGGCCCTGAACCTGTCGGCCCGCCACGGCCGGGAGCGGGCGGTGCCGTGGCGGAAGGGTGCGTACGAGGACGTCACCTTCGAGCTGGGCGGCATCGGCCACTCCTTCGCGCCAGGGCACCGGATCCGGCTCGCGCTGTCCTCCGCGTACTGGCCCTGGATCTGGCCCCGGGCCGGCTCGGAGGCCGGCTGGACCCTGGACCCCGAGGGCAGCACCCTGGAACTCCCCGTCCGCGGCTCGGCCTCCCCCCTCGACGCGGGGATCGCCTTCGAGCCGCCGGAGCAGGCCGAGCCGCTGGGGGTGGTGCACCCGGAGACGCTGGACGCGCCGCGTCCGCAACGGCTCGTCGTACGGGACGTCGCGCGCGGGGTGTGGCGGCTGGAGGTGGACCCCCGGTACGGGGGGACGCGGGTGTACCCGGACGGGCTGGAGTACGAGGAGGACGCGGCGGAGGTCTACGAGATCCAGCAGGCGGACCCCCTCTCCGCCCGCACCCGCTCCGAATGGCGGATCCGCCTGCACCGGCCGGAGGAGGGCTGGGACGCGCGGGTGGAGACCCGGTCGGAGATCTCCTGCGACGAGGGCGGCTTCCTGACGGTGAACGAGGTCGTCTGCCGCGAGGGCGACGAGGTCCTCTTCCACCGCACCTGGCAACGCCGCCTCCCCCGCGCGGCGGGCTGA
- a CDS encoding M28 family metallopeptidase — protein MSLSVSRRLAAATAIAVAGLLAATSPAALAAPTAVTAAPTPPDIPLANVKAHLAQFQTIATNNGGNRAHGRAGYKASIDYVKAKLDAAGFTTSLQTFTSSGATGYNLIADWPGGDPNSVLMSGSHLDSVTSGPGINDNGSGSAAVLETALAVSRANLQPTKHLRFGWWGAEELGLVGSKYYVNSLPAAEKAKISGYLNFDMIGSPNPGYFVYDDDPTIEQTFKNYYAGLGIPTEIETEGDGRSDHAPFKNAGIPVGGLFSGADYTKTAAQAQKWGGTSGQAFDRCYHSSCDTTANINDTALDRNADAIAYAVWNLGAATPVPPGPSFENTADVNIPDSPGAAVTSPITVSGVTGNAPATTKVDVNIVHTYRGDLVIDLIAPDGTAYRLKNSSSDSADNLVTSYTVNASSEVANGVWKLQVKDVAAQDVGYINSWKITF, from the coding sequence ATGAGCCTGTCCGTCTCCCGGCGTCTTGCCGCCGCGACCGCCATCGCGGTCGCGGGGCTGCTGGCCGCCACCTCTCCCGCCGCGCTCGCGGCGCCCACGGCCGTCACCGCGGCGCCCACCCCGCCGGACATCCCGCTGGCCAACGTCAAGGCGCACCTGGCCCAGTTCCAGACCATCGCCACCAACAACGGCGGCAACCGCGCCCACGGCCGGGCCGGCTACAAGGCATCGATCGACTACGTGAAGGCCAAGCTGGACGCGGCGGGCTTCACCACCAGCCTGCAGACCTTCACCTCCAGCGGCGCGACCGGCTACAACCTGATAGCCGACTGGCCGGGCGGCGACCCGAACTCGGTCCTGATGTCCGGTTCCCACCTGGACTCGGTGACCTCGGGCCCGGGCATCAACGACAACGGCTCCGGCTCGGCGGCCGTCCTGGAGACCGCGCTCGCGGTGTCCCGCGCCAACCTCCAGCCGACCAAGCACCTGCGCTTCGGCTGGTGGGGCGCGGAGGAGCTGGGTCTGGTCGGTTCGAAGTACTACGTGAACAGCCTGCCGGCGGCCGAGAAGGCGAAGATCTCCGGCTACCTGAACTTCGACATGATCGGCTCGCCGAACCCGGGCTACTTCGTCTACGACGACGACCCGACGATCGAGCAGACCTTCAAGAACTACTACGCGGGCCTCGGCATCCCCACCGAGATCGAGACCGAGGGCGACGGCCGCTCCGACCACGCGCCGTTCAAGAACGCCGGGATCCCGGTCGGCGGCCTGTTCTCCGGCGCCGACTACACCAAGACGGCGGCCCAGGCCCAGAAGTGGGGCGGTACCTCCGGCCAGGCCTTCGACCGCTGCTACCACTCGTCCTGCGACACCACGGCGAACATCAACGACACCGCCCTGGACCGCAACGCCGACGCCATCGCCTACGCGGTCTGGAACCTCGGGGCGGCCACCCCGGTCCCGCCGGGCCCGTCCTTCGAGAACACGGCGGACGTGAACATCCCGGACTCCCCCGGTGCCGCGGTGACCTCGCCGATCACGGTCTCGGGCGTCACGGGCAACGCGCCGGCCACCACCAAGGTCGACGTGAACATCGTCCACACCTACCGCGGCGACCTGGTGATCGACCTGATCGCCCCGGACGGCACGGCGTACCGGCTGAAGAACTCCAGCTCGGACTCCGCCGACAACCTGGTCACCAGCTACACGGTGAACGCCTCCAGCGAGGTCGCCAACGGCGTCTGGAAGCTCCAGGTCAAGGACGTGGCCGCGCAGGACGTGGGCTACATCAACAGCTGGAAGATCACCTTCTGA
- a CDS encoding polyprenyl synthetase family protein, whose protein sequence is MTVVGPFGLSVRDQALETDVQAGLAAVEAGLLEATKSEVPFITEAAQHLVRAGGKRFRPLLVMLASRFGDPYAPGIVPSAVVVELTHLATLYHDDVMDEADVRRGVESANTRWGNSVAVLTGDFLFARASHILADLGPEAVRVQAEAFERLVTGQILETAGPRDGRDPVAHYLDVIAGKTGSLIAVSGRFGALMSGADESVVDILTQYGERLGTAFQLADDVLDIASDSHESGKTPGTDLREGIPTLPVLRLREMAERDRRPEDLELVALLDGDLTDDARHAEVLARLRVHPALEQARRDTVQYAEDARATLAPLPECFAKSALEELCDAVVHRAG, encoded by the coding sequence GTGACCGTCGTCGGGCCGTTCGGACTGAGCGTGCGGGACCAGGCTCTTGAGACCGATGTCCAGGCCGGACTGGCCGCCGTCGAGGCGGGTCTGCTGGAGGCCACCAAGAGCGAAGTCCCCTTCATCACCGAGGCCGCGCAGCATCTGGTGCGCGCCGGGGGCAAGCGGTTCAGGCCGCTGCTGGTGATGCTGGCCTCCCGCTTCGGTGACCCCTACGCGCCCGGCATCGTGCCGTCCGCGGTGGTCGTGGAGCTCACGCACCTGGCCACGCTCTACCACGACGACGTCATGGACGAGGCGGACGTGCGCCGCGGGGTGGAGAGCGCCAACACCCGCTGGGGCAACTCCGTGGCGGTCCTGACGGGTGACTTCCTGTTCGCCCGTGCGTCGCACATCCTCGCGGACCTCGGGCCGGAGGCCGTGCGCGTCCAGGCCGAGGCCTTCGAGCGGCTCGTGACGGGCCAGATCCTGGAGACGGCCGGTCCGCGCGACGGCCGCGACCCGGTCGCCCACTACCTGGACGTCATCGCCGGCAAGACCGGCTCGCTGATCGCCGTGTCCGGCCGCTTCGGCGCGCTGATGTCCGGCGCCGACGAGTCCGTCGTCGACATCCTGACCCAGTACGGCGAGCGCCTCGGCACCGCCTTCCAGCTCGCCGACGACGTCCTCGACATCGCCTCCGACTCGCACGAGTCGGGCAAGACCCCCGGCACCGACCTGCGCGAGGGCATCCCGACCCTGCCCGTGCTGCGGCTGCGCGAGATGGCCGAGCGGGACCGGCGCCCCGAGGACCTGGAGCTCGTCGCCCTGCTGGACGGGGACCTCACCGACGACGCCCGGCACGCGGAGGTCCTCGCCCGGCTGCGGGTGCACCCCGCGCTGGAGCAGGCCCGCCGCGACACCGTCCAGTACGCGGAGGACGCGCGCGCCACGCTGGCCCCGCTGCCGGAGTGCTTCGCGAAGTCGGCGCTGGAAGAGCTGTGCGACGCGGTGGTCCACCGCGCGGGCTGA
- a CDS encoding NAD(P)H-binding protein, translating into MSIVVTGATGSLGRLVVEELLRRVPATELAVVVRSAEKAADLAARGIDVRIADYDDPAALAGAFRAGDRVLLISGSEVGRRVPQHTAVVKAAAAAGVAQLAYTGILGGPEADFELAAEHKATEQAILDSGLPHTFLRNGWYHENYTAHLPAVLEHGAVVGSAGEGRIASAARADYAAAAAAVLTGEGHLGKVYELSGDTAWSLAEYADEVARQSGREVAYAAVEPEAHLTVLTGAGVPAPFAEILVDVDAAISRGRLAGTSGDLARLIGRPTTPVAQAIAAALA; encoded by the coding sequence ATGAGCATCGTCGTCACCGGAGCCACCGGATCCCTCGGCCGCCTCGTCGTCGAGGAGCTGCTGCGCCGGGTCCCGGCCACCGAGCTGGCCGTGGTCGTCCGCAGCGCGGAGAAGGCCGCCGACCTCGCCGCGCGCGGCATCGACGTACGGATCGCCGACTACGACGACCCCGCCGCCCTCGCCGGCGCCTTCCGGGCCGGGGACCGGGTCCTGCTGATCTCCGGCAGCGAGGTCGGGCGGCGCGTCCCGCAGCACACCGCCGTGGTCAAGGCCGCCGCAGCCGCCGGGGTCGCCCAGCTGGCCTACACCGGCATCCTCGGCGGGCCCGAGGCCGACTTCGAGCTGGCCGCCGAGCACAAGGCCACCGAGCAGGCGATCCTCGACTCCGGGCTCCCCCACACCTTCCTGCGCAACGGCTGGTACCACGAGAACTACACCGCCCACCTGCCCGCCGTCCTGGAGCACGGCGCGGTCGTCGGCAGCGCGGGCGAGGGCCGGATCGCCTCGGCGGCGCGGGCCGACTACGCGGCGGCCGCCGCGGCGGTGCTGACCGGCGAGGGCCACCTGGGCAAGGTCTACGAGCTGTCCGGGGACACCGCCTGGAGCCTGGCCGAGTACGCCGACGAGGTGGCGCGGCAGTCCGGCCGCGAGGTCGCGTACGCCGCCGTCGAGCCCGAGGCGCACCTGACGGTGCTTACCGGCGCCGGGGTGCCCGCGCCCTTCGCGGAGATCCTCGTGGACGTGGACGCGGCGATCTCGCGCGGCCGGCTGGCGGGGACCAGCGGTGACCTGGCGCGCCTGATCGGGCGCCCGACGACGCCGGTGGCCCAGGCCATCGCCGCCGCCCTGGCCTGA
- a CDS encoding winged helix-turn-helix transcriptional regulator has protein sequence MEVSVKAPMCPSRGILEHVTSRWGVLVLAALVERPYRFSELRREVGGVSEKMLAQTLRTLERDGFLLRHAHPVIPPHVDYSLTELGREAAEQVWALARWTERRTGEVQRAREAYDGARTP, from the coding sequence ATGGAAGTAAGCGTCAAAGCCCCCATGTGCCCGTCGCGCGGGATCCTGGAGCACGTCACCAGCCGCTGGGGCGTATTGGTCCTCGCCGCCCTGGTGGAGCGCCCGTACCGGTTCAGCGAGCTGCGCCGCGAGGTGGGCGGGGTCAGCGAGAAGATGCTGGCCCAGACCCTCCGGACGCTGGAGCGCGACGGCTTCCTGCTCCGCCACGCGCACCCGGTGATCCCGCCGCACGTGGACTACTCCCTGACGGAACTGGGCCGCGAGGCCGCCGAGCAGGTGTGGGCCCTGGCCCGCTGGACGGAACGCCGCACCGGCGAGGTGCAGCGGGCCCGCGAGGCGTACGACGGAGCCCGGACCCCGTAG
- a CDS encoding 2-oxoacid:acceptor oxidoreductase subunit alpha, whose amino-acid sequence MTSQVSSPAEQADGAGGSIGEQRTAAAPHGAGKEIRRVDRVIIRFAGDSGDGMQLTGDRFTSETASFGNDLSTLPNFPAEIRAPAGTLPGVSSFQLHFADHDILTPGDAPNVLVAMNPAALKANIADVPRGAEIIVNTDEFTKRPMAKVGYETSPLEDGSLSAYNIHPVPLTTLTVEALKDFGLSRKEAERSKNMFALGLLSWMYHRPTEGTENFLRQKFAKKPDIAEANIVAFRAGWNFGETTEDFAVSYEVAPATQAFPTGTYRNISGNLALSYGLIAAARQADLPLYLGSYPITPASDILHELSRHKNFGVRTFQAEDEIAGIGAALGAAFGGALGVTTTSGPGVALKSETIGLAVSLELPLLVVDIQRGGPSTGLPTKTEQADLLQAMYGRNGEAPVPIVAPRTPADCFDAALDAARIALTYRTPVFLLSDGYLANGSEPWRIPDVADLPDLRVRFATAANHTLADGTEVFWPYKRDPQTLARPWAVPGTPGLEHRIGGIEKQDGTGNISYDPANHDFMVRTRQAKIDGIVVPDLEVDDPDGARTLVLGWGSTYGPVTAAVRRLRAAGAPVAQAHLRHLNPFPRNLGEVLKRYDKVVVPEMNLGQLATLIRAKYLVDAQSYNQVNGMPFKAEQLAKVLEEAIND is encoded by the coding sequence GTGACCAGCCAGGTCAGTAGCCCGGCCGAGCAGGCCGACGGGGCCGGCGGGTCCATCGGGGAGCAGCGCACCGCGGCTGCGCCCCATGGAGCCGGCAAGGAGATCCGCCGCGTCGACCGGGTGATCATCCGCTTCGCGGGTGACTCGGGTGACGGTATGCAGCTGACGGGTGACCGTTTCACCTCGGAGACGGCGTCCTTCGGCAACGACCTCTCGACGCTGCCGAACTTCCCCGCCGAGATCCGGGCCCCCGCCGGGACCCTGCCGGGTGTGTCGTCGTTCCAGCTGCATTTCGCGGACCACGACATCCTCACCCCGGGCGACGCGCCGAACGTGCTGGTCGCGATGAATCCGGCGGCCCTGAAGGCCAACATCGCGGACGTGCCGCGCGGCGCGGAGATCATCGTCAACACCGACGAGTTCACCAAGCGCCCCATGGCCAAGGTCGGCTACGAGACCTCCCCGCTGGAGGACGGCTCCCTCTCCGCGTACAACATCCACCCGGTACCGCTGACCACCCTGACGGTGGAGGCCCTCAAGGACTTCGGGCTCTCCCGCAAGGAGGCCGAGCGCAGCAAGAACATGTTCGCGCTGGGGCTGCTGAGCTGGATGTACCACCGGCCGACCGAGGGCACCGAGAACTTCCTGCGGCAGAAGTTCGCGAAGAAGCCCGACATCGCGGAGGCGAACATCGTCGCCTTCCGCGCCGGGTGGAACTTCGGCGAGACCACCGAGGACTTCGCCGTCTCCTACGAGGTCGCCCCGGCCACCCAGGCCTTCCCGACCGGCACCTACCGCAACATCTCCGGGAACCTGGCGCTCTCCTACGGCCTGATCGCGGCGGCCCGGCAGGCCGATCTGCCGCTCTACCTCGGCTCCTACCCGATCACCCCGGCCTCCGACATCCTGCACGAGCTGAGCCGGCACAAGAACTTCGGCGTACGGACCTTCCAGGCCGAGGACGAGATCGCCGGCATCGGCGCCGCCCTCGGCGCGGCCTTCGGCGGCGCGCTCGGCGTGACGACGACCTCCGGGCCCGGCGTGGCGCTGAAGTCCGAGACCATCGGGCTCGCCGTCTCCCTGGAGCTGCCGCTGCTGGTCGTGGACATCCAGCGCGGCGGCCCGTCGACCGGGCTGCCGACCAAGACCGAGCAGGCGGACCTCCTCCAGGCGATGTACGGCCGCAACGGCGAGGCCCCCGTCCCCATCGTCGCCCCGCGCACCCCGGCGGACTGCTTCGACGCGGCGCTGGACGCGGCGCGGATCGCGCTGACGTACCGGACGCCGGTCTTCCTGCTCTCCGACGGCTACCTCGCCAACGGCTCCGAGCCGTGGCGGATCCCGGACGTGGCCGACCTTCCCGACCTGAGGGTCCGGTTCGCGACGGCGGCCAACCACACCCTCGCGGACGGCACCGAGGTGTTCTGGCCGTACAAGCGGGACCCGCAGACGCTGGCCCGCCCCTGGGCGGTCCCGGGCACGCCGGGGCTGGAGCACCGGATCGGCGGGATCGAGAAGCAGGACGGCACGGGCAACATCAGCTACGACCCGGCCAACCACGACTTCATGGTCCGCACCCGCCAGGCGAAGATCGACGGCATCGTGGTGCCCGACCTGGAGGTCGACGACCCGGACGGCGCCCGCACCCTCGTCCTGGGCTGGGGCTCCACCTACGGCCCCGTCACCGCCGCCGTCCGCCGGCTGCGCGCCGCCGGCGCCCCCGTCGCGCAGGCCCACCTGCGCCATCTCAACCCCTTCCCGAGGAATCTCGGAGAGGTCCTGAAGCGCTACGACAAGGTGGTGGTGCCGGAGATGAACCTCGGGCAGCTGGCCACCCTGATCCGGGCGAAGTACCTGGTCGACGCCCAGTCGTACAACCAGGTCAACGGAATGCCCTTCAAGGCGGAGCAGCTCGCGAAGGTTCTCGAGGAGGCCATCAATGACTGA
- a CDS encoding 2-oxoacid:ferredoxin oxidoreductase subunit beta has protein sequence MTEAPTLLSLVPKAEAKQSMKDFKSDQEVRWCPGCGDYAVLAAVQGFMPELGLAKENIVFVSGIGCSSRFPYYMNTYGMHSIHGRAPAIATGLATSRRDLSVWVVTGDGDALSIGGNHLIHALRRNVNLKILLFNNRIYGLTKGQYSPTSELGKITKSTPMGSLDAPFNPVSLALGAEASFVARTLDSDRKHLTEVLRQAADHPGTALVEIYQNCNIFNDGAFDALKDQEQAREAVIRLEHGRPIRFGADGNKAVVRDERTGDLEVVEVTAANENRILVHDAHAATPTTAFALSRLADPDTLHQTPIGVFRSVTRPVYDTLMADQLDTAVDQRGKGDLATLLAGSDTWTVIG, from the coding sequence ATGACTGAGGCGCCCACCCTGCTCTCCCTGGTCCCCAAGGCCGAGGCCAAGCAGTCGATGAAGGACTTCAAGTCGGACCAGGAGGTCCGCTGGTGTCCGGGCTGCGGGGACTACGCGGTCCTGGCCGCCGTCCAGGGCTTCATGCCCGAGCTCGGCCTCGCCAAGGAGAACATCGTCTTCGTCTCCGGCATCGGCTGCTCCTCCCGCTTCCCGTACTACATGAACACCTACGGGATGCACTCCATCCACGGCCGCGCCCCCGCCATCGCCACCGGCCTGGCGACCTCCCGCCGCGACCTGTCCGTCTGGGTCGTCACCGGCGACGGCGACGCCCTCTCCATCGGCGGCAACCACCTCATCCACGCCCTGCGCCGCAACGTCAACCTCAAGATCCTGCTTTTCAACAACCGGATCTACGGCCTCACCAAGGGCCAGTACTCCCCCACCTCCGAACTCGGCAAGATCACCAAGTCCACGCCGATGGGCTCCCTCGACGCCCCCTTCAACCCCGTCTCCCTCGCCCTGGGAGCCGAGGCCTCCTTCGTCGCCCGCACCCTGGACTCCGACCGCAAACACCTCACCGAGGTCCTGCGGCAGGCAGCCGACCACCCCGGCACCGCCCTCGTCGAGATCTACCAGAACTGCAACATCTTCAACGACGGCGCCTTCGACGCCCTCAAGGACCAGGAACAGGCCCGCGAGGCCGTCATCCGCCTCGAACACGGCCGGCCCATCCGCTTCGGCGCCGACGGCAACAAGGCGGTCGTCCGCGACGAGCGCACCGGCGACCTCGAAGTCGTCGAGGTCACCGCGGCCAACGAGAACCGGATCCTGGTCCACGACGCCCACGCGGCCACTCCCACGACCGCCTTCGCGCTCTCCCGCCTCGCCGACCCCGACACCCTCCACCAGACGCCCATCGGCGTCTTCCGGAGCGTGACCCGGCCCGTCTACGACACCCTCATGGCCGACCAGCTCGACACGGCCGTCGACCAGCGCGGCAAGGGCGACCTGGCGACCCTGCTGGCCGGCTCCGACACCTGGACCGTGATCGGCTGA
- the rarD gene encoding EamA family transporter RarD, translating into MKAENEQRTGLLYGFGAYGMWGLVPLFWPLLKPSGAIEILAHRMVWSLAVVGVALLALRRWSWIAEIVRQPRKLGLTALAAAVISVNWGLYIWAVNNGQVVEASLGYFINPLVTIAIGVLVLGERLRRAQWAAVGIGFAAVLVLSVGYGRLPWISLTLAFSFAAYGLIKKKLDMGGLESLAAETALQFLPALGYLVWLGVQGRSTFAAEGLGHSALLAATGLVTAIPLVCFGAAAIRVPLSTLGLLQYLAPVFQFALGVVYFHEAMPPERWAGFSLVWAALVLLTWDALRTARRSRALLAEASASAAAGAASASASDAGTGAGTAGAPAVAGTDPAPSREPA; encoded by the coding sequence GTGAAGGCGGAGAACGAGCAGCGCACGGGTTTGCTCTACGGATTCGGCGCGTACGGGATGTGGGGGCTCGTCCCCCTCTTCTGGCCCCTGCTCAAGCCCTCCGGGGCGATCGAGATCCTCGCCCACCGCATGGTCTGGTCGCTGGCCGTGGTCGGCGTCGCGCTCCTCGCGCTGCGCCGCTGGAGCTGGATCGCCGAGATCGTCCGGCAGCCGCGCAAGCTCGGGCTGACGGCCCTGGCGGCGGCCGTGATCAGCGTGAACTGGGGCCTGTACATCTGGGCGGTCAACAACGGCCAGGTCGTCGAGGCCAGCCTCGGGTACTTCATCAACCCGCTGGTCACCATCGCCATCGGCGTCCTGGTGCTGGGCGAGCGGCTGCGCCGGGCCCAGTGGGCGGCGGTGGGGATCGGCTTCGCCGCCGTGCTGGTACTGTCCGTCGGCTACGGGCGGCTGCCGTGGATCTCGCTCACGCTGGCCTTCTCCTTCGCCGCCTACGGGCTGATCAAGAAGAAGCTGGACATGGGCGGGCTGGAGTCGCTGGCCGCCGAGACGGCCCTGCAGTTCCTGCCCGCCCTGGGCTACCTGGTGTGGCTGGGGGTCCAGGGACGGTCCACCTTCGCCGCAGAAGGGCTCGGGCACTCGGCGCTGCTGGCCGCGACCGGGCTGGTGACCGCGATCCCGCTGGTCTGCTTCGGGGCGGCCGCGATCCGGGTGCCGCTGTCCACGCTGGGTCTGCTCCAGTACCTGGCGCCGGTGTTCCAGTTCGCGCTCGGGGTCGTCTACTTCCACGAGGCGATGCCGCCGGAGCGGTGGGCCGGCTTCTCCCTGGTCTGGGCCGCGCTGGTGCTGCTCACCTGGGACGCGCTGCGGACCGCGCGGCGCTCGCGGGCCCTGCTCGCCGAGGCCTCCGCCTCGGCGGCGGCCGGGGCCGCGTCCGCTTCCGCATCGGACGCCGGCACCGGTGCCGGCACCGCGGGGGCTCCGGCCGTGGCCGGTACGGACCCGGCGCCGAGCCGCGAACCCGCGTAA
- a CDS encoding LolA family protein: MAANTKTSRKAARYAVPVAVAGVAAATVAMVPAFANAGGPDLPKVTAQQLIEKVAASDVQQLSGTAKITTDLGLPKIASGLLGGGGVAGGSADPEDKIAQLANGTHTFRVAADGPDRQKLTFLDGKDEYTLVHNGQDVWGYDSKSNEVFHDKDAQNAGQDHKKTAERLPASPQELAQEVLKSAGPTTDISVGDTAQVAGRDAYQLVLKPKQSGSTVASVQIAVDAKNGVPLRIQLLSSQGGKPIVDAGFTQVDFAKPAADAFTFTPPKGAKVTEGTEHGKDGKGGKDGKPFKALESFPGLGDLAGGAGGKGDVKVLGEGWSAVARIDSGAGRAGTSLKDLENDKNAPKEAKQFLNSLGDKVTGKFGEGRVFSTRLVNALITDDGKVYVGAVTKDQLVKTADSAK, from the coding sequence ATGGCAGCGAACACGAAGACCTCGCGCAAGGCCGCCCGGTACGCCGTACCGGTAGCCGTGGCGGGTGTCGCGGCGGCAACCGTCGCGATGGTCCCGGCCTTCGCAAACGCCGGGGGCCCGGACCTGCCCAAGGTGACGGCGCAGCAGCTGATCGAGAAGGTCGCGGCCTCCGACGTGCAGCAGCTCTCCGGCACCGCCAAGATCACCACCGACCTCGGCCTGCCGAAGATCGCCTCCGGGCTGCTGGGCGGCGGCGGGGTCGCGGGCGGCTCCGCCGACCCCGAGGACAAGATCGCCCAGCTGGCGAACGGCACGCACACCTTCCGCGTCGCGGCCGACGGCCCCGACCGCCAGAAGCTGACCTTCCTCGACGGCAAGGACGAGTACACCCTCGTCCACAACGGCCAGGACGTCTGGGGCTACGACTCCAAGTCCAACGAGGTCTTCCACGACAAGGACGCCCAGAACGCCGGCCAGGACCACAAGAAGACCGCCGAGCGCCTCCCCGCCTCCCCGCAGGAGCTGGCGCAGGAGGTCCTCAAGTCCGCCGGCCCCACCACCGACATCAGCGTCGGCGACACCGCCCAGGTCGCCGGCCGCGACGCCTACCAGCTGGTCCTCAAGCCCAAGCAGAGCGGCTCCACCGTCGCCTCCGTGCAGATCGCGGTCGACGCGAAGAACGGCGTGCCGCTGCGCATCCAGCTGCTGTCCAGCCAGGGCGGCAAGCCGATCGTCGACGCGGGCTTCACCCAGGTGGACTTCGCCAAGCCGGCCGCCGACGCCTTCACCTTCACCCCGCCGAAGGGCGCCAAGGTCACCGAGGGCACCGAGCACGGCAAGGACGGCAAGGGCGGCAAGGACGGCAAGCCGTTCAAGGCGCTGGAGTCCTTCCCCGGCCTCGGCGACCTGGCCGGCGGCGCGGGCGGCAAGGGCGACGTCAAGGTCCTCGGCGAGGGCTGGTCCGCGGTGGCGCGCATCGACAGCGGCGCCGGCCGGGCCGGCACCTCCCTCAAGGACCTGGAGAACGACAAGAACGCCCCCAAGGAGGCCAAGCAGTTCCTGAACTCCCTCGGCGACAAGGTCACCGGGAAGTTCGGCGAGGGCCGCGTCTTCTCCACCCGCCTGGTCAACGCGCTGATCACGGACGACGGCAAGGTCTACGTCGGCGCGGTCACCAAGGACCAGCTGGTCAAGACGGCCGACTCCGCCAAGTAG